From one Bacteroidota bacterium genomic stretch:
- a CDS encoding T9SS type A sorting domain-containing protein has translation MKFTKSWPKLRVDWLLLIFFLLLLLLPFVVFSKPTTPQPPVRYAYAVLDDTIPAFVVTTVIDTLDEDYPAIFTPVDIALASVPTDTVYVICYPNEEVNVGGGPGIADTLMFTPYPAALIAKEFKVKPVDDVEVEGDHYGVLNFVIISDDIDYGVLSIPEMSYLILDNDLPPGINTNFPIDTFLTEGVPGVDLLLALNSIPTDTVIITIDPDDQLRITGVPGEAVEIVFPPNAGALSFDGAAIRAFDDGIYEGLHSGTIHFTISSDDPDYAALFIEDVIYPIADNDSAPGLNYTEPFPLELNEDLGEVPVIIALNSVPTDSVFITLTPDAQLRITGIPGEPVTLAFPPNSSALTNHVLNVRAYDDVLFEGEHFGNVSFTITTADDDYSVFTIPSFDILIHDNDLEPGITFTDTAALAGTESDTMYFSLVLESIPTSTVTINLDPDDDLDLGKGHNADLNLKFKGDSAIIAKTVMLIIYDDIFHEGPHIGVITCAVTTDDTIYDNYVIPDIVVQINDNDITGIAELNPAAFNIYPTVSTGLVQYNFGEQQEAYTINIYDMFGKAVYSEKVTANNGSLSLSDLPAGGYVITGTSDSNLYYQRINVIH, from the coding sequence ATGAAATTTACGAAATCATGGCCAAAACTACGGGTAGATTGGCTTCTCCTCATTTTCTTTTTACTCCTCCTGCTGCTTCCGTTTGTTGTTTTTTCGAAACCAACTACTCCGCAGCCCCCTGTTCGTTATGCTTATGCAGTTTTGGATGATACAATTCCGGCTTTTGTAGTTACAACAGTTATAGATACACTTGATGAAGATTATCCTGCAATATTTACACCTGTTGATATTGCACTGGCTTCTGTTCCCACCGATACTGTTTATGTAATTTGTTATCCTAATGAAGAAGTAAATGTTGGTGGCGGCCCCGGAATAGCGGATACACTCATGTTTACACCTTATCCTGCTGCATTAATTGCCAAGGAGTTTAAAGTTAAACCGGTAGATGATGTTGAAGTGGAAGGTGACCACTACGGCGTATTAAATTTTGTGATTATTTCTGATGATATAGATTACGGTGTTTTATCAATTCCTGAAATGTCATATCTCATTTTAGACAACGATTTACCTCCCGGAATTAACACCAATTTTCCAATAGATACTTTTTTAACTGAAGGCGTGCCCGGAGTTGATTTGTTGCTTGCATTAAATTCTATACCCACCGATACAGTTATTATAACTATCGATCCTGATGATCAATTGCGCATAACCGGTGTTCCGGGTGAAGCAGTGGAAATTGTTTTTCCGCCAAATGCAGGTGCATTATCATTTGATGGTGCAGCAATTCGTGCATTTGATGATGGAATTTATGAGGGTTTACACAGTGGTACAATTCATTTTACTATTAGCAGCGATGATCCTGATTATGCTGCACTATTTATTGAAGATGTAATTTATCCGATTGCTGATAATGACAGTGCTCCGGGTCTTAATTATACAGAACCTTTTCCGCTTGAGTTAAATGAAGATTTGGGTGAAGTGCCTGTGATTATTGCATTAAATTCTGTGCCGACGGATAGTGTATTTATTACACTTACACCTGATGCACAATTGCGTATAACAGGAATCCCCGGAGAGCCCGTTACACTTGCGTTTCCGCCAAATTCATCAGCCCTCACCAATCATGTGCTTAACGTAAGAGCTTACGATGATGTATTATTTGAAGGTGAACATTTTGGTAATGTAAGTTTTACCATCACCACCGCCGATGATGATTATAGTGTATTTACCATTCCTTCGTTTGATATATTAATTCACGATAATGATTTGGAACCGGGAATTACTTTTACCGATACCGCTGCTTTAGCAGGCACAGAAAGTGATACCATGTATTTTTCTTTAGTGCTCGAAAGTATACCAACCTCAACGGTTACCATTAATCTTGACCCTGATGATGACCTTGATTTAGGGAAAGGTCATAATGCAGATTTAAATTTGAAATTTAAAGGTGATAGTGCCATCATAGCAAAAACAGTAATGCTTATCATTTATGATGACATTTTTCATGAAGGTCCGCATATTGGTGTTATAACATGCGCTGTAACTACAGATGATACGATTTATGATAATTATGTAATACCTGATATCGTTGTGCAGATTAACGATAACGACATCACCGGAATTGCTGAATTAAATCCTGCTGCATTCAATATATATCCAACAGTGTCTACCGGTTTGGTGCAATATAATTTTGGTGAACAACAAGAAGCGTACACCATTAATATATATGACATGTTCGGGAAAGCCGTTTACTCGGAAAAAGTAACTGCTAATAATGGCAGCTTATCACTTTCAGATTTACCTGCTGGTGGTTATGTAATTACCGGTACTTCCGATTCAAACTTGTATTATCAGCGCATAAATGTGATTCATTAA